A single genomic interval of Flavobacterium sp. N2820 harbors:
- a CDS encoding SixA phosphatase family protein has product MKNLILIRHSKSSWDAPVQDIDRSISSRGVKDAHLIASKSVNIVPNSYIVWSSKSKRTTETAYIFSQYLSIPLETIHFTEDLYTFDDKKLYQIIKKCKNEHDSLILFGHNEAITNFVNKFGDLYIENVPTSGLVAMQFETNDWDNLGKGKTIATLFPSHFKND; this is encoded by the coding sequence ATGAAAAATTTAATTTTAATCAGACATTCAAAGTCAAGTTGGGATGCTCCTGTGCAAGATATTGATCGATCTATTTCTTCTCGTGGTGTTAAAGATGCGCATTTAATTGCCTCAAAATCTGTTAACATTGTTCCAAATTCCTATATTGTTTGGAGTAGTAAATCAAAACGAACCACAGAAACAGCTTATATTTTTTCACAATACCTATCAATACCTTTGGAAACAATTCATTTTACAGAAGATTTATATACGTTTGACGATAAAAAATTATATCAAATCATAAAAAAATGTAAAAATGAACACGATAGCCTAATTCTTTTCGGACATAATGAAGCTATTACAAATTTTGTTAATAAATTTGGAGACCTTTATATTGAAAATGTTCCAACGTCAGGTTTGGTTGCTATGCAATTTGAAACTAATGATTGGGATAATTTAGGTAAAGGAAAAACAATTGCAACCTTATTTCCAAGCCATTTTAAAAATGATTAA